A DNA window from Solanum lycopersicum chromosome 3, SLM_r2.1 contains the following coding sequences:
- the LOC101255968 gene encoding uncharacterized protein: MEKQVLDYVLVPVGLLLMLAYHLWLLHRILKHPSHTVIGINSINRQFWIRAMMEDPSKNGVLAVQTLRNNIMASTLLASTAIMLSSLIGVLMSSGSRGGGSISSHIYGNRTEFCLSIKFFSILVCFMVAFLFNVQSIRYYSHASILINVPYKKLDSSNSRHCVTAEYVGRIVNRGSYFWSLGLRAFYFSFPLFLWIFGPIPMFLSSVFLVFMLYFLDVSSDFGWVTPTDEETA; this comes from the exons ATGGAGAAACAAGTTTTGGATTATGTGTTGGTACCAGTAGGCCTCCTCTTAATGCTTGCTTATCACTTATGGCTTCTTCATCGCATCCTTAAACACCCTTCCCATACCGTCATCGGCATCAATTCAATCAATCGTCAATTCTGGATTCGCGCTATGATGGAG GACCCGTCTAAAAATGGAGTTCTAGCGGTACAGACTTTAAGGAACAATATAATGGCTTCAACGCTTTTAGCGTCTACAGCGATTATGCTCAGTTCGCTCATCGGCGTTTTAATGAGCAGTGGAAGCAGGGGCGGCGGATCTATAAGTAGTCATATTTATGGAAACAGGACGGAGTTTTGCTTGTCAATTAAGTTTTTTTCGATATTGGTATGTTTTATGGTGGCGTTTTTGTTTAATGTGCAATCGATCAGATATTACAGTCATGCTAGCATACTCATCAACGTGCCTTACAAGAAATTGGACTCTTCAAATTCGAGGCATTGTGTTACGGCGGAGTATGTAGGGAGGATAGTGAACAGAGGCAGCTATTTCTGGTCACTTGGATTGCGTgctttttacttttcatttccACTATTTTTGTGGATCTTTGGTCCTATACCCATGTTCCTCTCCTCTGTTTTTCTGGTTTTTATGCTCTACTTTTTGGATGTTAGTTCTGATTTTGGGTGGGTTACACCAACTGATGAGGAGACTGCTTAG
- the LOC101259819 gene encoding uncharacterized protein, with amino-acid sequence MEKEILDYVLVPLGLLIMAAYHLWLLQRILKHPTHTVIGINSINRRLWVLAMMEESPQNGVLAVQTLRNNIMASTLLASTAIMLSSLIAVLMTGGSSGRSVSFHVYGDKSEFCLSIKFFSILVCFMVAFLFNVQSIRYYSHASILINVPYKKLDSSNSKHCVTVEYVGRTVNRGSYFWSLGLRAFYFSFPLFLWIFGPIPMFLCCIFLVVMLYFLDASSDFGWVAPADENSQQTA; translated from the exons atggagaaagaaATTCTGGATTACGTGTTGGTACCATTAGGCCTACTTATCATGGCTGCTTATCACTTATGGCTTCTTCAACGCATTCTTAAACATCCTACTCACACAGTCATTGGCATCAATTCCATCAATCGACGCTTGTGGGTTCTTGCTATGATGGAG GAGTCGCCCCAGAATGGAGTTCTAGCAGTACAAACGCTAAGGAACAACATAATGGCGTCAACACTTTTGGCATCTACAGCTATTATGCTTAGTTCTCTCATTGCCGTCTTAATGACGGGCGGAAGCAGTGGTCGTTCAGTTAGTTTTCATGTTTATGGGGATAAGAGCGAGTTTTGCTTGTCAATTAAGTTTTTTTCAATATTGGTATGTTTTATGGTGGCGTTCTTGTTTAATGTCCAATCGATCAGATATTATAGTCATGCTAGCATACTCATCAACGTGCCTTACAAGAAATTGGACTCTTCAAATTCGAAGCATTGTGTTACGGTGGAGTATGTAGGGAGGACAGTGAATAGAGGCAGCTATTTCTGGTCACTTGGATTACGTGCTTTTTATTTTTCGTTTCCACTATTTTTGTGGATCTTTGGACCTATTCCTATGTTCCTCTGCTGCATTTTCCTGGTTGTAATGCTTTATTTCCTGGATGCAAGTTCTGATTTTGGATGGGTTGCACCAGCTGATGAAAACAGCCAGCAGACTGCTTGA
- the LOC101255670 gene encoding uncharacterized protein → MMLLSVSLLPNSSSSFATVAFAFPKVPGGFRQSIRIKVHAFLNKPLESSSDQPSVILDSLRVLEWDKLCDSVAAFAGTSLGKEALKEQLGYLNQTFEESLGLLEETNAAVEMNKYGAMVDFNGIDIELVKTAIRVARHGFPVSGTEALNVVALLQFVEMLQANVKAAVKQDAEWYQRFMPLTEMIMELTISKSLVRFIQQLVDEDGSVKDSASSALKQSRDQVRLLERKLYQLMENIIRNGMEEASAVEVSEIDGRWCIISGFNQRTSFEGLLLSSASGTGSVLEPLSAVPLNDALQQAKASVSKAEVDVLLKITQKMQEEIDYIESIFSMMVRLDVINARARYGLAFGGACPDLFLQQEQDSFVATDASLDARTSVALHPTRKKWTMYLPKAYHPLLLQKHQQALQKAIKDVKNANAEIRRRKQQGGNFTLRKETDLTLQSLEAKVAKLKEEPPVPVDLYVAHNTRVLVITGPNTGGKTICLKTVGLAALMAKSGLYVLASESVKIPWFDFVFADIGDEQSLSQSLSTFSGHLKQISKIRSHSTDMSLVLLDEVGAGTNPLEGAALGMSLLESFAESGTLLTIATTHHGELKTLKYSNHAFENACMEFDEMKLKPTFRILWGIPGRSNAINIAERLGMPDAIVHKARELYGAASAEINEVILDMERFKQNYHEQVRESQRLLKLTKGLHHKLLIARKNVKEHSINQRFRKEQEIFEAAAVARSSIQRRARQYRAISSQPSQKILGSNGPTSTMKTEAKEEKSKISEATPAVYYSSTSRLPLSAKRRKLPNVGDSVHVPSLNKQALVLKVDPSREELLVQAGNMKLKLKLTDVLT, encoded by the exons ATGATGCTCCTCTCAGTCTCACTGCTTCCCAATTCATCATCGTCATTCGCCACCGTAGCATTTGCTTTCCCAAAAGTTCCCGGCGGTTTCAGGCAGTCCATTCGAATCAAGGTCCATGCCTTCCTAAACAAACCACTGGAATCGAGCTCCGATCAACCATCGGTGATTCTAGACAGTCTCAGGGTCCTCGAATGGGACAAATTATGCGATTCGGTCGCTGCCTTCGCCGGTACTTCCTTAGGCAAAGAAGCTCTCAAG GAACAACTAGGTTATCTGAATCAAACATTTGAAGAGAGTCTTGGACTCTTAGAGGAAACCAATGCGGCTGTGGAGATGAATAAGTACGGTGCCATGGTGGATTTTAATGGCATTGATATTGAgctg GTTAAAACGGCCATACGGGTTGCACGCCATGGTTTTCCTGTCAGTGGGACTGAAGCATTGAATGTTGTAGCACTACTGCAGTTTGTGGAAATGCTGCAGGCAAATGTCAAAGCTGCAGTCAAGCAAGACGCAGAATGGTATCAGCGTTTTATGCCTCTCACAGAAATG ATTATGGAACTAACCATAAGCAAATCACTAGTGAGGTTCATACAACAACTAGTTGATGAAGATGGTTCTGTCAAGGATTCTGCG AGCTCTGCTTTGAAACAATCTCGTGATCAAGTTCGCCTTCTTGAAAGAAAG TTATACCAGTTGATGGAAAACATAATCAGGAACGGCATGGAAGAAGCATCTGCTGTG GAAGTGAGTGAAATTGATGGCAGATGGTGCATTATATCAGGATTTAATCAGCGAACGAGCTTTGAGGGGCTACTGTTATCCAG TGCTTCAGGTACTGGAAGTGTTCTCGAACCTCTCTCAGCAGTTCCGTTGAATGATGCACTCCAGCAAGCTAAGGCATCTGTGTCAAAGGCTGAGGTTGATGTGCTCCTGAAGATAACACAGAAG ATGCAAGAAGAAATTGATTATATTGAAAGCATTTTCAGCATGATGGTTAGGCTGGATGTG ATCAACGCTAGAGCACGATATGGTCTTGCATTTGGAGGTGCTTGTCCTGATTTATTTTTGCAACAAGAACAGGATAGCTTTGTAGCTACTGATGCTTCACTGGACGCAAGAACCTCAGTGGCATTGCATCCTACACGGAAGAAATGGACAATGTATCTGCCAAAAGCTTATCATCCTTTATTACTTCAAAAGCATCAGCAGGCTCTACAGAAGGCCATAAAAGATGTCAAGAATGCCAATGCG GAAATTAGGAGGAGGAAGCAGCAGGGAGGAAACTTTACTCTGAGAAAAGAAACTGATTTGACTTTACAGTCCTTGGAAGCAAAg GTTGCTAAGTTGAAAGAGGAACCACCTGTTCCTGTTGACCTATATGTTGCGCACAACACTCGAGTTTTGGTTATAACTGGTCCTAATACTGGGGGTAAAACCATTTGCTTGAAGACTGTGGGTTTGGCTGCTTTGATGGCAAAATCCG GTCTTTATGTGTTAGCATCAGAATCAGTGAAAATCCCTTGGTTTGATTTTGTATTTGCTGATATTGGTGATGAACAGTCCTTATCCCAATCACTGTCTACCTTCTCGGGCCATCTGAAACAAATTAGT AAAATCCGGTCTCACTCAACAGACATGTCACTCGTGCTATTAGATGAA GTAGGGGCAGGGACAAATCCTCTAGAAGGAGCTGCACTTGGGATGTCATTACTGGAATCTTTTGCAGAATCTGGGACTTTGTTGACTATAGCTACAACACATCATGGAGAACTTAAAACCCTTAAATACAG CAATCATGCATTTGAAAATGCATGTATGGAGTTCGATGAAATGAAGTTGAAACCAACTTTTAGGATTCTTTGGGGAATACCAG GACGGTCTAATGCAATCAATATAGCCGAAAGGCTCGGGATGCCTGATGCCATTGTGCATAAGGCTCGTGAACTTTATGGAGCTGCTAGTGCAGAAATCAATGAG GTCATACTTGACATGGAGAGATTTAAGCAGAACTATCATGAGCAAGTTCGTGAGTCACAGCGTCTTCTTAA GCTCACTAAAGGCCTCCATCATAAGTTGCTTATTGCCAGAAAAAATGTGAAAGAACACAGCATTAATCAAAGATTCAGAAAGGAACAGGAAATATTTGAAGCAGCTGCAGTAGCACGATCTTCCATTCAAAGGAGAGCACGACAATATCGTGCAATTTCTAGTCAACCATCCCAGAAAATATTGGGAAGTAATGGACCCACATCAACTATGAAAACTGAAGCTAAAgaggaaaaaagtaaaatttcagAAGCAACTCCTGCTGTGTACTACTCCAGTACATCCAGGTTGCCTCTTTCAG CCAAGAGGAGGAAACTTCCCAATGTTGGTGACTCAGTCCACGTTCCTTCGCTTAACAAGCAAGCTTTAGTCCTGAAAGTCGATCCTTCTAGAGAAGAGCTTTTGGTACAAGCTGGTAACATGAAGCTTAAGCTTAAATTAACAGATGTATTGACCTGA